The Stegostoma tigrinum isolate sSteTig4 chromosome 38, sSteTig4.hap1, whole genome shotgun sequence genome contains a region encoding:
- the LOC132206577 gene encoding ferritin heavy chain A-like, protein MASQVCQNYHKDCEDAVNKQINLELYSSYVYLSMFSYFDQDDVALRHFAEFFKEQSQEEWEHAEKLMAFQNKRGGRVLLQDIKKPEQDEWGNGLEAMQRALQMEKDVNQSLLDLHKLSSGHMDPHLCDFLERHYLDEQVKMIKKLGDHITNLKRLGAPDNGMGEYLFDRLTLGESD, encoded by the exons ATGGCGTCtcaagtgtgtcagaactaccacaaggactgtgaggatgctgttaacaagcagatcaacctggagctctattcctcctatgtttacctctccatg ttctcttactttgaccaggatgatgttgccctgcgtcactttgctgagttcttcaaggagcagtcccaagAGGAATGGGAacatgctgagaaactgatggcattccagaataaacgtgggggccgagtcctcctgcaggacatcaag aagccagagcaggatgagtggggcaatggcctggaggcaatgcagagagctctgcagatggagaaggatgtgaaccagagtctgctcgATCTGCACAAACTCTCCTCTGGCCATatggaccctcat ctgtgtgacttcctggagagacactacttggatgagcaagtgaagatgatcaagaagctgggagatcacatcaccaacctgaagagactgggagcccctgacaatggcatgggagagtacctgtttgacaggctcaccctGGGGGAGAGTGACTGA
- the LOC132205992 gene encoding ferritin heavy chain A-like isoform X1: MVKLLSCRVVLVIVTMASQVRQNYHKDCEAAVNKQINLELYSSYVYLSMVSYFDRDDVALHHFAEFFKEQSHEEREHAEKLLEFQNKRGGRVLLQDIKKPEQDEWGNGLEAMQRALQMEKDVNQSLLDLHKLSCGNTDPHLCDFLERHYLDEQVKMIKKLGDHITNLKRLGAPANGMGEYLFDRLTLGGE, translated from the exons ATGGTCAAGCTGCTCAGTTGTAGAGTTGTCTTGGTGATAGTGACAATGGCCTCCCAAGTGCGTCAGAattaccacaaggactgtgaggctgctgttaacaagcagatcaacctggagctctattcctcctatgtttacctctccatg gtctcttactttgaccgggatgatgttgccctgcatcactttgctgagttcttcaaggagcagtcccacgaggaacgggaacacgctgagaaactTCTGgaattccagaataaacgtggaggccgagtcctcctgcaggacatcaag aagccagagcaggatgagtggggcaatggtctggaggcaatgcagagagctctgcagatggagaaggatgtgaaccagagtctgctggatctgcacaaactctccTGTGGCAACacggaccctcat ctgtgtgacttcctggagaggcactacctggatgagcaagtgaagatgatcaagaagctgggagatcacatcaccaacctgaagagactgggagcccctgccaatggcatgggagagtacctgtttgacaggctcactcTAGGGGGAGAGTGA
- the LOC125447036 gene encoding ferritin heavy chain A-like, which translates to MVSQVCQNYHKDCEDAVNKQINLELYSSYVYLSMFSYFDRDDVALHHFAEFFKKQSHEEQEHAEKLITFQNKRGGRVLLQDIKKPEQDEWGNGLEAMQRALQMEKDVNQSLLDLHKLASGHTDPHLCDFLERHYLDEQVKMIKKLGDHITNLKRLGAPDNGTGEYLFDRLTLGEE; encoded by the exons ATGGTTTCCCAAGtatgtcagaactaccacaaggactgtgaggatgctgttaacaagcagatcaacctggagctctattcctcctatgtttacctctccatg ttctcttactttgaccgggatgatgttgctctgcatcactttgctgagttcttcaagaagcagtcccatgaggaacaggaacatgctgagaaactgatcacattccagaataaacgtggtggtagagtcctcctgcaggacatcaag aagccagagcaggatgagtggggcaatggtctggaggcaatgcagagagctctgcagatggagaaggatgtgaaccagagtctgctggatctgcacaaactggcctctggccacacagaccctcat ctgtgtgacttcctggagaggcactacctggatgagcaagtgaagatgatcaagaagctgggagatcacatcaccaacctgaagagactgggagcccctgacaatggcacgggagagtacctgtttgacaggctcaccctGGGGGAAGAATGA
- the LOC132206578 gene encoding ferritin heavy chain A-like, which yields MVSRVCQNYHKDCEAAVNKQINLELYSSYVYLSMFSYFDRDDVALRHFAEFFKEQSHEEREHAEKLMAFQNKRGGRVLLQDVQKPEQDEWGNGLEAMQRALQMEKDVNQSLLDLHKLSSGHADPHLCDFLERHYLDEQVKMIKKLGDHITNLKRLGAPDNGMGEYLFDKLTLGESD from the exons atggtttcccgagtgtgtcagaactaccacaaggactgtgaggctgctgttaacaagcagatcaacctggagctctattcctcctatgtttacctctccatg ttctcttactttgaccgggatgatgttgccctgcgtcactttgctgagttcttcaaggagcagtcccatgaggaacgggaacatgcagagaaactgatggcatttcAGAATAAACGTGGGGGCCGAGTTCTCCTACAGGATGTCCAG aagccagagcaggatgagtggggcaatggtctggaggcaatgcagagagctctgcagatggagaaggatgtgaaccagagtctgctggatctgcacaaactctccTCTGGCCACGctgaccctcat ctgtgtgacttcctggagaggcactacttggatgagcaagtgaagatgatcaagaagctgggagatcacatcaccaacctgaagagactgggagcccctgacaatggcatgggagagtacctgtttgacaagCTCACCCTGGGGGAGAGTGACTGA